CAATTCGTCACCCACTGCCTGCAACGAATCGAACACATGACCATTACAAAACACCGTGACATCAGCATCTAACGCGGAGCCAATATCGCCTGACACGCGCAGCGCCTCCAAATGTCCATCAATCTTGGTGCGCACTGCAAAAATATCCTGCCACTGCGCCTCGGAAATTGCCGGCGTTGTCGTTGCTTTAGGCAATTCATACCAAGTTTCAGCAAAAATAGTGTTTGTACGTTTGCCAGGGAGAAATTGCCAAATCTCATCCGCAGTAAAACTCAAGATCGGTGACAACCAACGTGATAATGCTTCGACAATATGAAACATCGCTGTCTGCGCTGAGCGGCGCGCATGACTATCAGCCTGCATGGTGTACTGACGGTCCTTACTAATATCAAGATAAAGGCTGCCTAATTCATTGGCGCAGAAATTATGAACACACTGGTAAATATGGCGAAAGTCAAACTTCTCGTAGGCATCAATCACCTCACCCTGTAGCGACTGGGCTGTCTCGACAGCCCAGCGATCCAGAGCAATCATATCGTCGATGGCAACGCTATGTTGCGCAGGGTCAAAATCGTTAAGGTTCGACAATAAATAACGCGCCGTATTACGCATACGACGATAAGCATCGGCCGTGCGTTTTAAAATTTCATCTGACACCGTCATTTCACTACTGTAATCGGTCGCTGACACCCAAAGCCGC
The genomic region above belongs to Gammaproteobacteria bacterium and contains:
- a CDS encoding class I tRNA ligase family protein, producing ADLYLEGSDQHRGWFQSSLLSSVAVHADAGADACYGAPYKAVLTHGFTVDAKGMKMSKSKGNVIAPQKVMNQLGADVLRLWVSATDYSSEMTVSDEILKRTADAYRRMRNTARYLLSNLNDFDPAQHSVAIDDMIALDRWAVETAQSLQGEVIDAYEKFDFRHIYQCVHNFCANELGSLYLDISKDRQYTMQADSHARRSAQTAMFHIVEALSRWLSPILSFTADEIWQFLPGKRTNTIFAETWYELPKATTTPAISEAQWQDIFAVRTKIDGHLEALRVSGDIGSALDADVTVFCNGHVFDSLQAVGDELRFAFITSEAKVLNENEACQDAPEVSVGDSLIKIDASSSTNEKCERCWHRCAGIGDNDQHPTLCGRCIDNIEGDGEQRRFF